The following proteins come from a genomic window of Anopheles ziemanni chromosome 3, idAnoZiCoDA_A2_x.2, whole genome shotgun sequence:
- the LOC131287543 gene encoding uncharacterized protein LOC131287543, producing MPATVEKISSDSDKHSSDITAVLYHNDHVFSAGGDGKVKVWSKDLRLLKELTPHEVYIYAMAIDSKGRMYTSSCDGTIKCLTDPVNGDECKELLKCNDEIECLFVDRNDNLYSGDDKGIITMWIDQRIKYKFNVVEQVRSMAIQNNIIYSIRDNDLTVTEIIEGSASGRFMTKASIPGKCPVKLCGNCTEDGVYSNVAILTRDGLGITMIKNSRKDQYPVIWTKEHAHNMIINAMSASDEYLYTAGYGGALKQWSGIDTQEPKLTGEVVVGSDSVCINSVAVGAEKTTVYVGGSDGHLQLVKFV from the exons ATGCCAGcaacggtggaaaaaatatcatcCGATTCGGATAAACACAGCAGTGATATAACCGCAGTTCTGTACCATAACGATCACGTATTTAGTGCTGGCGGAGACGGCAAAGTTAAG GTATGGAGCAAAGATTTGCGACTGCTTAAGGAACTCACACCTCACGAAGTTTACATCTACGCGATGGCCATTGACTCAAAAGGGCGCATGTACACCAGCAGCTGCGATGGGACGATCAAATGCCTTACCGATCCGGTCAACGGCGATGAATGCAAAGAGCTGCTGAAATGCAACGATGAAATTGAATGCCTATTTGTCGATCGTAACGACAACCTGTACAGTGGCGACGATAAAGGCATCATCACCATGTGGATCGATCAGCGCATCAAGTACAAGTTTAACGTGGTGGAGCAAGTTCGTTCGATGGCCATACAGAACAACATAATCTACTCGATTCGGGACAATGATCTTACGGTGACAGAGATCATCGAAGGATCTGCGTCCGGCCGCTTTATGACCAAAGCTTCCATCCCCGGCAAGTGCCCGGTGAAACTGTGCGGTAACTGCACCGAAGATGGTGTGTACAGTAATGTGGCCATACTTACGCGCGATGGGCTCGGCATAACCATGATAAAGAATAGCCGAAAAGATCAATACCCCGTGATATGGACCAAAGAG CATGCCCATAATATGATTATTAATGCCATGAGTGCTAGTGACGAGTACCTGTACACTGCCGGCTATGGTGGTGCGTTGAAGCAGTGGTCCGGGATCGACACCCAAGAACCGAAACTTACCGGCGAGGTAGTCGTTGGTTCTGATAGCGTTTGTATTAACTCAGTGGCTGTCGGTGCCGAGAAAACTACCGTTTACGTCGGGGGCAGCGATGGACATCTGCAGTTAGTAAAATTCGTCTAA
- the LOC131289255 gene encoding protein RFT1 homolog — protein MGRNVLASSLQNASFSIIFQIICRCITFAINAFIVRNVGREVLGITNVRLLLLESTLLFLSKEAIIRSALSSRHNKQCSWAQLINQLWITVPVCFALAIPCLYVWINWLSSVDAIYAEQYRFGCFAIAFACIIELTAEAPIFVGQVFCFVKLKVILDTGHIFIRSFIFIAIVLLNKDITIYAFGIAQITSACTIIAGNYAFYYFYIPKLLRYRDELKKVDDKYILREKYGQQYENMEDFPFASIKQMLPGVLPNPNSVFNSDLQSLVLSFAKQGILKQVLTEGEKYVMSVSPVLTFSEQATYDVVNNMGSLAARFIFRPIEDSAYFYFTQSIARDTSLAQQKREIVQETSDVLAYVLKTVSSIGLLAFVFAQSYSGTVLLLYGGADFVEGGLPELLLRWHSLAIVLLAPNGITEGYMFATNTAKQIDTYNYYMAFFSVTFLLLSYQLTNWFGPVGFILANCCNMSFRIGYSVFYINKHFHPVGMSPLLKSLPGPMYLSVLIVCGIVCKISESYFSGRSILCHLFIGALCTALSVATWSFENRELLRTGLARYRTRKQSLTPDDGPSR, from the exons ATGGGAAGAAATGTACTCGCCAGCAGCTTACAGAATGCATCCTTTAGTATCATATTTCAG ATTATTTGCCGATGCATCACATTCGCGATAAATGCATTCATCGTGCGGAACGTGGGCAGAGAAGTGTTGGGAATTACCAACGTCCGTCTGTTACTGCTCGAGAGCACATTGCTTTTCCTCTCTAAGGAAGCGATCATACGATCGGCACTCAGCTCACGCCACAATAAGCAATGTAGTTGGGCACAACTGATTAATCAGCTATGGATCAC CGTACCGGTATGTTTTGCGCTGGCCATCCCGTGTCTGTATGTCTGGATCAATTGGCTTTCGTCGGTGGATGCCATCTACGCCGAGCAGTACCGGTTTGGGTGCTTCGCAATAGCGTTTGCTTGCATCATAGAACTTACCGCCGAAGCACCCATTTTCGTCGGTCAGGTGTTTTGCTTCGTGAAGCTTAAGGTTATTCTCGACACAGGGCATATTTTCATCCGATCGTTTATCTTTATCGCGATCGTGCTGCTCAATAAGGACATAACGATTTATGCGTTCGGAATCGCACAGATCACGAGCGCCTGTACGATCATTGCGGGAAACTATGCATTCTACTATTTCTACATACCGAAGCTGTTGCGGTATCGGGATGAGTTAAAAAAAGTGGACGATAAGTATATCTTACGTGAAAAGTATGGCCAACAGTATGAGAATATGGAAGATTTCCCGTTTGCCTCCATTAAACAAATGCTTCCAGGAGTTTTACCAAATCCG AATTCCGTCTTTAACTCAGATCTTCAATCGCTTGTGTTGAGTTTCGCCAAACAGGGTATATTGAAGCAAGTGCTGACCGAGGGAGAAAAGTACGTCATGTCCGTCAGCCCTGTGCTAACCTTCAGCGAGCAGGCAACGTACGACGTTGTGAATAATATGGGTAGCCTAGCGGCACGGTTCATCTTCCGACCGATCGAAGACAGCGCCTACTTCTACTTCACGCAGTCGATTGCACGCGACACAAGCCTCGCCCAGCAGAAGCGCGAAATCGTCCAGGAAACGTCCGACGTGCTCGCATACGTTCTTAAAACCGTCTCATCGATCGGACTGCTTGCATTTGTCTTCGCCCAAAGCTACTCTGGCACGGTGCTGCTTTTGTACGGCGGGGCAGACTTTGTAGAGGGTGGCCTACCGGAGCTACTGCTACGCTGGCATAGCTTGGCCATCGTTCTGCTCGCCCCGAACGGTATCACCGAGGGGTACATGTTCGCAACGAACACCGCCAAGCAGATTGACACGTACAACTACTACATGGCGTTCTTCTCCGTGACCTTTCTGCTGCTCTCGTACCAGCTGACGAATTGGTTCGGACCGGTCGGGTTCATACTGGCCAACTGCTGCAACATGAGCTTCCGCATCGGGTACAGCGTTTTCTACATCAACAAACACTTCCACCCGGTTGGTATGAGCCCGTTGCTAAAATCCTTGCCCGGTCCGATGTACCTGAGTGTGCTGATAGTATGTGGAATTGTATGCAAGATTTCCGAATCGTACTTCAGCGGTCGATCAATCCTGTGCCACCTGTTTATCGGGGCGCTCTGTACGGCGCTGTCGGTGGCCACGTGGAGTTTTGAAAACCGGGAACTCTTGCGCACGGGACTGGCACGGTATCGTACGCGTAAGCAAAGCCTTACTCCCGACGACGGCCCTAGCCGCTGA